CGTCGAACAGGGTGCTGGCGATCTGCATGACCTTGCCGCACGCCTGGTAGGACTGCTGGTAACGCAGCAGGTTGGCCGCCTCTTCATCGAGGTTGACGCCGGAGACGGCCTGCTGCTGGGTACTGACCTGCTGCAGCAAGGCCAGGCTGGCCAGGCCGCTGACCTGCACTTCGCGCGTCTTGTTGCCCACGAAGCTGACGGTTTGCGCATACGAGCCCTGGAACGTGGCATTGCCGCCATCGAGGATGTTCTTCGTCTGCAAGCCCGCCAGCAGCGCCGCATTGCGGTTGTCGCCAACGCCGCCCGTATTGGGCTTGATCGTGAAGGTATCGCCCTGCGCCGGCGTGCCCGTCATGCTGACATTGATGCCGCCAAAGCTGAAATTGTCGCCTTCCGCATACGGGATGTTCGCCGTGCCGGCCGGATAGGTCGTGGTGGCGCCATTCAAGCCCTTGACCGTCACCGCCTGGCCCGCCGGGAAACCCGTCAGCGAGGTAGTCGCCTTGTCAAAGGTCAAGGTCACGGGACCGGTCAGGGCATTGCCCGGGGTCAGGTAGGCCTTGTCGACGGAGCCGGCGCTGAGCTTGCCCGTGCCCGTATTGGCCACCGGCGCCGAGGTGGCGATGGGGGCCCCGGCGGCAATCTTGTTGCGGTCGGTGATCAGCACGGCCAGGCCGGCCGCGCCATTCGCCGTCGGTTTGATGACGTAGTTGTCGCCCTGGGAGGCCGTGCCCGAGATCGAGAAATCGACGCCGTCGATGGTTTGCGGCGCCGTTTGCGGATACGGATTGATGATGGTGTGCGCGCCGTCCGATTCGCGCGTCACCACATAGTTGCTGCCATCGTACTTCAGGCTGTAATCGCTGGCCGTCAGCTTGGTGGGGTCGCTGACCTTGGCCGACAGCACGGTGGTGCTGCTGGCGTTGTTGCCGCGGTCGGCGCCGATCACGGGGTCGGGTATCTTGAAAAAGTCGCCGCCCATGGCGCCATTCAAGTCCTGGCCCAGCTTGTGCTGGTCGTTGAAGGTACTCGCCAGCGCGATGGCCACCTTGCCCAGCGAGTTCTGCACATTGTCCAGGGTGCCGCTGCGAAATTCCAGCAAGCCGCCCAGCGAGCCGCCGGTCAGGGAGCTGTCCGGCAGCACGCTGACGGTACTGCCCGTGACATAGCCCACCTCGATGCGGTTCGGGTCCGTCCGCGAAGGCGTGGCCGCCAGCTCGAAGCTGCGGTCCGCCACCACCAGCGGCTGGCCCGCACCGATGGAAATGGTGACGGTATTGTTGGCAGCCGGTTGCACCGTTGCCTTGACATATTTGTTCAATTCCGTGATCAGCTGGTCGCGCTGGTCCAGCAAATCGTTGGGCTGGTTGCTGGCATCGACCGACAACTGGGAAATCGACTTGTTCAGCTCGGCGAGCTGCTTGGCATAGGTATTAATCACCGCCACATTCGACGTGATCTGCGAATTGACGCCGTCGCCGATCTCCGTCAGGCGCGCGCTCAGGCCCTGAAAACGCGAAGCGAGCGAGCCGGCGCTCGACAGCAA
Above is a genomic segment from Janthinobacterium sp. 64 containing:
- the flgK gene encoding flagellar hook-associated protein FlgK, yielding MTSNLLSIGKSGLLAAQVGLSTTGHNITNANVAGYNRQTVLQQTSQSNFAGYGFVGTGTEVSQIKRQYDSFMATQVNAAQSATSALDSYYTQISQIDNLLADPTAGLSPALQDFFKGVQDFSANPSSVASRQALLSSAGSLASRFQGLSARLTEIGDGVNSQITSNVAVINTYAKQLAELNKSISQLSVDASNQPNDLLDQRDQLITELNKYVKATVQPAANNTVTISIGAGQPLVVADRSFELAATPSRTDPNRIEVGYVTGSTVSVLPDSSLTGGSLGGLLEFRSGTLDNVQNSLGKVAIALASTFNDQHKLGQDLNGAMGGDFFKIPDPVIGADRGNNASSTTVLSAKVSDPTKLTASDYSLKYDGSNYVVTRESDGAHTIINPYPQTAPQTIDGVDFSISGTASQGDNYVIKPTANGAAGLAVLITDRNKIAAGAPIATSAPVANTGTGKLSAGSVDKAYLTPGNALTGPVTLTFDKATTSLTGFPAGQAVTVKGLNGATTTYPAGTANIPYAEGDNFSFGGINVSMTGTPAQGDTFTIKPNTGGVGDNRNAALLAGLQTKNILDGGNATFQGSYAQTVSFVGNKTREVQVSGLASLALLQQVSTQQQAVSGVNLDEEAANLLRYQQSYQACGKVMQIASTLFDVVIGLGR